A single window of Halobacillus naozhouensis DNA harbors:
- a CDS encoding RNA polymerase sigma factor, translating to MDYNRHFNAEDIVGSLKMHRINPLELIEEIYKEHYVYLRNFLIGLTKNDEVADDIIQELFAKILVNPSSVLEVTYMKSWLVKGAKNTFLDYHKKKKPELLKDENIIETVLINNQTPEVKTVVNNQIDTVLGELNVTDRAIILAKVYYGYDYQEISALLNIPVSTLKSKVFRMRKQMAKER from the coding sequence TTGGATTATAATCGTCACTTTAATGCTGAAGATATTGTGGGGAGTTTAAAAATGCATAGGATCAATCCATTAGAACTCATTGAAGAGATTTATAAAGAACATTATGTTTATTTAAGAAATTTCTTAATAGGACTAACGAAAAATGATGAGGTTGCAGATGATATAATTCAGGAATTATTTGCAAAAATCCTTGTAAATCCATCAAGCGTTCTTGAAGTGACTTACATGAAAAGTTGGTTAGTAAAAGGAGCAAAAAACACATTTTTGGATTATCACAAAAAGAAAAAACCCGAACTGTTAAAGGATGAAAATATTATTGAAACCGTATTAATCAATAACCAGACCCCGGAAGTAAAGACAGTGGTAAATAATCAAATTGACACAGTTTTGGGTGAACTAAATGTTACAGATAGGGCAATTATACTTGCGAAAGTATATTACGGCTATGATTATCAAGAAATTAGCGCATTACTCAACATCCCTGTCTCAACTTTAAAATCCAAAGTGTTTAGAATGAGAAAACAAATGGCTAAAGAGAGGTAA
- a CDS encoding LysE family translocator, with translation MKKMWKISFVSSFIMLCFILWMYFQTDLLGSNISWYAFVPAAIVMAATPGANQILSLRNGYVKSPSVAIKAVSGRFFAFILMIGAVALGLGTLMASSSIIFQLVKWIGVIYLMYLGIQMLRRSPRSEGQDRVSASPSHDEGLAKAKPVPVYESVKQEFIVAATNPKAYILFAVFLPQFIDPNAANTVGLLFTVGLLYIIIEFICSCGYAYAGGLLYKKKAGFDKDKLMNRIAGFSMIGLSIWLATEKSPSK, from the coding sequence ATGAAAAAGATGTGGAAAATCTCTTTTGTCAGTTCATTCATAATGCTTTGTTTTATTTTATGGATGTATTTTCAAACGGATTTGTTAGGTTCAAATATTAGTTGGTATGCGTTTGTACCTGCTGCCATTGTAATGGCTGCAACCCCAGGGGCAAATCAGATCCTTTCGTTAAGAAATGGATATGTTAAAAGTCCTTCTGTAGCAATCAAAGCTGTTTCTGGACGTTTCTTTGCATTTATCTTAATGATTGGGGCCGTTGCTTTAGGCCTTGGAACTTTGATGGCTTCGTCATCCATTATCTTTCAGCTAGTAAAGTGGATTGGAGTTATATATTTGATGTATTTAGGCATTCAAATGCTTAGACGTTCTCCCAGAAGTGAAGGTCAAGATAGGGTCTCAGCCTCTCCTTCGCATGATGAAGGCCTTGCCAAAGCAAAACCAGTCCCAGTTTATGAATCAGTTAAACAAGAATTCATCGTAGCTGCTACGAATCCCAAAGCTTACATTCTTTTTGCAGTATTTTTACCACAATTTATAGACCCTAACGCTGCTAATACAGTAGGTCTTTTATTTACCGTAGGATTGCTATATATAATAATTGAATTCATCTGTTCATGTGGATATGCGTATGCAGGAGGCTTGTTATACAAAAAAAAGGCGGGATTTGATAAAGATAAACTAATGAACCGAATTGCAGGTTTTTCGATGATAGGATTAAGTATTTGGCTGGCTACTGAAAAAAGCCCTTCTAAGTAA
- a CDS encoding small multi-drug export protein, which yields MIWTYFIIFLLAAIPFFEVAMIVPIAIIGGIPAIPVIIIAFLGNLLTLVLLIVFVDSVRNWRKKKIGNKEKSDSKNKRAKNIWDKYGLPGLAFIGPFFVGSHLTALLAVSFGGTRSKTLALMTASIAFWAILLGSAAYLGFDFLVKDDDNFGFITRLLNQ from the coding sequence ATGATATGGACGTATTTTATTATTTTTTTATTAGCAGCAATCCCTTTTTTTGAGGTAGCAATGATAGTACCGATTGCAATTATAGGTGGTATTCCAGCAATCCCAGTTATTATTATTGCATTTTTAGGCAATTTATTAACGCTAGTTTTACTTATTGTGTTTGTAGACTCAGTTCGCAATTGGCGTAAGAAGAAAATAGGCAATAAAGAAAAAAGTGACTCTAAAAATAAACGTGCGAAGAATATTTGGGATAAATACGGTTTGCCTGGCTTAGCATTCATTGGACCGTTTTTTGTAGGTAGTCATTTAACAGCACTACTAGCTGTCTCATTTGGCGGTACACGTTCAAAAACCTTAGCATTAATGACGGCTAGTATCGCATTTTGGGCAATTTTACTTGGTAGTGCAGCTTATTTGGGTTTTGATTTTCTAGTAAAAGATGATGATAATTTTGGTTTTATCACAAGACTTTTAAATCAATAA